A genome region from Psychrobacter jeotgali includes the following:
- a CDS encoding ABC transporter ATP-binding protein, whose amino-acid sequence MSEVPALAVKNLSKTYDNGFTALKDVTLTVPQGGFFALLGPNGAGKSTMIGIISSLFKPTTGSVHIFGTDLLENPSIAKQYLGVVPQEFNFNQFEKVEDILITQAGYFGIPAKEAKPRAKKLLTALGLWDKRDNKARELSGGMKRRLMIARALIHKPKLLILDEPTAGVDIELRRSMWEFMQQINVEENTTIILTTHYLEEAEQLCKRIAILDHGEIRINTDMKDLLAQLSVETFVLDVSKPLEHPIKLTGVTEVVQPDELTLEVTLTAGESLNGVFTQLSEQDVSIASMRNKSNRLEELFMRLVEKNVQNEDSMKESGL is encoded by the coding sequence ATGTCAGAGGTACCAGCGCTTGCTGTCAAAAACTTGTCCAAAACCTATGACAATGGGTTTACAGCATTAAAAGACGTCACTTTAACCGTGCCACAGGGTGGTTTTTTTGCCCTATTAGGGCCAAATGGTGCTGGCAAATCGACGATGATTGGCATTATTAGCTCATTATTCAAGCCAACAACCGGTAGCGTGCATATCTTTGGTACTGATCTGCTAGAGAATCCGTCGATTGCCAAACAGTATCTGGGAGTCGTTCCACAAGAGTTTAATTTCAATCAGTTTGAAAAGGTTGAGGATATTCTGATTACTCAAGCCGGCTACTTTGGAATACCTGCCAAAGAAGCTAAGCCTCGAGCGAAAAAACTGTTAACCGCCCTAGGATTGTGGGACAAACGTGATAATAAAGCACGCGAGTTATCAGGTGGTATGAAAAGACGCTTGATGATTGCTCGAGCTTTGATACATAAGCCCAAGTTATTAATTCTTGATGAGCCCACTGCTGGGGTGGATATTGAGTTACGCCGCTCTATGTGGGAGTTTATGCAACAAATTAATGTGGAAGAAAACACCACTATTATTTTAACCACGCATTATTTGGAAGAGGCTGAACAGCTTTGTAAGCGCATCGCTATCTTAGATCATGGTGAGATTCGAATTAATACGGATATGAAAGATTTGCTCGCCCAGTTATCGGTTGAAACCTTTGTACTAGACGTGAGTAAACCGCTCGAGCATCCCATAAAACTAACGGGGGTGACTGAAGTAGTACAGCCGGATGAACTCACTCTTGAGGTCACTTTGACTGCTGGAGAGTCACTAAATGGCGTGTTTACGCAGTTGTCTGAGCAGGATGTTAGCATCGCTAGTATGCGTAACAAATCCAATCGTTTAGAAGAGCTATTTATGCGTTTAGTAGAGAAAAACGTTCAAAATGAAGACAGTATGAAGGAGTCAGGTCTATGA
- a CDS encoding c-type cytochrome yields the protein MLSAAAILGIASIAVSQAEDIVDTPVTISEVEEAQEVVEDAPEVLGDETQAAADTGEGDAVADAAAEETVQAAAPAVEEEPIPEDTPQVQKLIALYPNLIARIQPVGNICYEGETCNVTTRAASASADGGPRDGATVYNAVCQTCHAAGLLGSPILGDAGAWGPRIAKGEETLYTHAIQGFNAMPAKGGADIPDEEVQNAVDYMISEAS from the coding sequence ATGTTATCGGCAGCTGCCATTCTAGGAATCGCTAGTATCGCGGTGAGCCAGGCTGAAGATATTGTAGATACCCCTGTAACTATCTCTGAGGTAGAAGAGGCGCAGGAAGTCGTTGAGGATGCGCCAGAAGTATTGGGCGATGAGACTCAAGCGGCCGCTGATACTGGAGAAGGCGATGCGGTAGCAGATGCTGCCGCTGAAGAAACCGTACAAGCTGCAGCTCCTGCCGTTGAAGAAGAGCCGATTCCTGAAGATACCCCCCAAGTGCAAAAGCTCATCGCTTTGTATCCGAATCTAATTGCTCGTATCCAACCAGTCGGCAATATCTGCTATGAAGGCGAAACGTGTAATGTGACCACACGTGCAGCGAGTGCCTCAGCTGATGGTGGCCCTCGTGATGGCGCTACGGTCTACAATGCTGTATGTCAGACTTGCCACGCTGCGGGCTTGCTAGGCTCACCAATTTTAGGTGATGCTGGAGCTTGGGGACCTCGTATTGCCAAAGGCGAAGAGACTTTATACACCCATGCGATTCAAGGTTTCAACGCTATGCCTGCTAAGGGTGGCGCGGATATCCCTGATGAAGAAGTTCAAAACGCTGTAGATTATATGATTAGCGAAGCCAGCTAG
- a CDS encoding TPM domain-containing protein yields MNNAKAIMSVLLFTLSASSATALYAAQNDEVAIATDNSAATTQSRSVEDLVAIAKAAESNEAINDAVLGNEAINEAILGNDAINPNAANNSADTTNRETTTTPIQSTATGVDADKLILNNPVVDQANILNPQEKLRLESQLQGIYRQGLAQAAVVIVPTTNGVPIFDYSLQVAEEWGLGEADTDDGLLILVAVNDRNMYIQSGYGLEGVLPDAALNRIIREDITPYFKQNDYASGILAGVNSIETRLTADPEVLARADEQAAAREAQQGADELPSPIFLFIMAMIFGSFITSIFGRVLGSILTAGGFFAGSLALGGGFFMTLIMAIFLWMFLISRGSGGGRGGRGGGGGGGMIFLPGMGGGSSGGGFGGGGFGGGGGGFGGGGAGGSW; encoded by the coding sequence ATGAATAACGCTAAAGCAATCATGTCCGTATTACTATTCACTCTAAGTGCCAGTAGTGCAACGGCGCTATATGCCGCCCAAAATGATGAAGTGGCTATCGCTACTGATAACTCGGCTGCAACTACGCAGAGCCGTAGTGTTGAGGACCTAGTTGCTATCGCTAAAGCGGCTGAGTCTAACGAAGCTATCAATGATGCTGTACTCGGAAATGAAGCTATTAACGAGGCTATATTAGGCAACGATGCCATCAACCCTAATGCAGCTAACAACAGTGCGGATACAACCAATAGAGAAACGACTACCACCCCGATCCAATCAACGGCGACAGGCGTCGATGCTGATAAACTGATTTTGAACAATCCAGTAGTTGATCAAGCTAATATCCTAAATCCTCAAGAAAAGCTACGTTTGGAGTCTCAGCTTCAAGGTATCTATCGGCAAGGCTTAGCGCAAGCGGCAGTAGTCATCGTACCCACAACCAATGGTGTCCCTATTTTTGATTACTCGTTACAGGTCGCTGAGGAATGGGGTTTAGGCGAAGCCGATACTGATGATGGCTTGCTGATATTAGTCGCTGTTAATGATAGAAATATGTACATCCAGTCCGGCTATGGGCTAGAAGGCGTCCTACCTGATGCAGCGCTCAACCGTATTATTCGTGAAGATATCACTCCTTATTTTAAGCAAAATGACTATGCATCGGGCATCTTGGCTGGGGTTAATAGTATTGAAACCCGTCTGACCGCTGACCCTGAGGTGTTGGCGCGCGCTGATGAGCAAGCTGCGGCACGAGAGGCACAGCAGGGGGCAGATGAGCTGCCTTCACCGATTTTCTTATTTATTATGGCGATGATATTTGGTAGCTTTATTACCAGTATCTTTGGTCGTGTCCTTGGTTCTATCTTGACCGCTGGCGGCTTTTTTGCAGGTTCGCTTGCTTTAGGCGGCGGCTTCTTTATGACTCTGATAATGGCCATATTTTTGTGGATGTTCTTAATCTCACGGGGCTCAGGTGGTGGTCGTGGAGGACGCGGCGGCGGTGGTGGCGGTGGAATGATATTCCTGCCAGGTATGGGCGGCGGTAGTAGCGGCGGCGGCTTCGGTGGTGGTGGCTTTGGCGGCGGTGGTGGCGGCTTCGGTGGCGGCGGCGCTGGTGGTTCGTGGTAA
- a CDS encoding adenosine deaminase has protein sequence MINLIKKLPKAELHLHIEGSLEPELMFKLAQKNQIDIPYKTIEDVRQAYNFTNLQSFLDIYYAGANVLVTQDDFYDLTWEYIQKCVEDNVVHTEIFFDPQTHTARGIAFETVINGIKSALDDAQARYGITSGIIMCFLRHLSQQDAFDTLTQALAYKDDITGIGLDSAELGNPPSKFKEVFQQAKEEGFKLVAHAGEEADFSYIYEAIDLLAIDRIDHGVQSIGSNELMQRLKAEQIPLTVCPNSNIELKVFDSYEQHNIKQLLDYGLNVCVNSDDPAYFKGYINQNFINLYEHLSLTEDDIVTLVKNSFRSSFIDDDLKEHYLNKVDQALR, from the coding sequence ATGATTAATCTAATAAAAAAACTACCCAAAGCTGAACTACATTTACATATTGAAGGCTCACTAGAGCCCGAGCTGATGTTTAAGTTGGCCCAAAAGAACCAAATAGATATCCCTTATAAAACCATAGAGGATGTGCGCCAAGCTTATAACTTTACTAATCTGCAAAGCTTTTTAGACATCTATTATGCCGGTGCCAACGTCCTTGTGACCCAAGACGACTTTTATGATTTGACGTGGGAATATATCCAAAAATGCGTTGAAGATAACGTGGTGCATACCGAGATATTCTTTGATCCGCAAACCCATACCGCTAGAGGTATCGCTTTTGAGACCGTGATAAATGGCATAAAGTCAGCGCTAGATGACGCCCAAGCGCGTTATGGCATCACGTCCGGTATTATCATGTGTTTCTTAAGACACCTATCGCAGCAAGATGCTTTTGACACCTTAACCCAAGCTTTGGCATATAAAGACGATATTACGGGCATTGGACTTGATTCAGCAGAATTAGGCAATCCGCCGTCAAAGTTCAAAGAGGTCTTTCAACAGGCGAAAGAAGAAGGCTTTAAATTGGTCGCTCATGCGGGTGAAGAAGCTGACTTTTCCTACATTTATGAAGCGATAGATTTATTAGCTATCGATAGAATTGACCATGGGGTGCAATCCATCGGCAGTAATGAGCTGATGCAAAGGCTAAAAGCGGAGCAGATACCGCTTACCGTTTGCCCAAACTCAAATATTGAGCTCAAGGTCTTTGACAGTTATGAGCAGCATAATATAAAGCAGCTATTGGATTACGGCCTGAATGTCTGCGTCAATTCAGACGATCCTGCTTATTTTAAAGGTTATATCAATCAGAACTTTATCAATTTATATGAGCACTTATCATTAACAGAAGATGATATTGTGACTTTAGTAAAAAACTCTTTTAGATCCTCATTTATAGATGACGACCTAAAAGAGCATTATTTAAATAAAGTGGATCAAGCTTTGCGCTAA
- the queF gene encoding NADPH-dependent 7-cyano-7-deazaguanine reductase QueF (Catalyzes the NADPH-dependent reduction of 7-cyano-7-deazaguanine (preQ0) to 7-aminomethyl-7-deazaguanine (preQ1) in queuosine biosynthesis), whose product MSIHGILGEQTTDYPTEYSPETLYPIARSMGRDVIGWQTDKLRVGIDWWHAFEVSWLNLQGISQVEIARFSVPASSPYIVESKSLKLYLNSINFTEFAQWQDVQALLAKDLSACVQSEVQVELFALNDDKSEFSIRQPSGVCIDEALADSQHKVPLTAHPDATLLRKSDAATSEAERDTSEPYEFYSNLLRSNCPVTNQPDWGTLAVSINSKDKVDNASMLRYILSFRQHNGFHEQCVEQIFADLSQYYQPSELIVRAWYTRRGGIDINPCRVSDESLLPAPSRLIRQ is encoded by the coding sequence ATGAGTATCCACGGTATCTTAGGTGAGCAAACTACTGATTACCCAACTGAGTACAGCCCTGAAACCTTATACCCTATTGCTCGCAGCATGGGGCGTGATGTTATTGGTTGGCAAACTGATAAGCTAAGAGTTGGTATCGACTGGTGGCACGCTTTTGAGGTGTCATGGCTGAACTTGCAAGGTATCTCGCAAGTAGAGATAGCTCGTTTTAGTGTGCCTGCGAGCTCGCCTTATATTGTCGAGTCCAAATCGCTCAAGCTATACTTAAACAGTATTAATTTTACTGAGTTTGCTCAATGGCAAGACGTCCAAGCGTTGTTAGCGAAGGATTTATCTGCGTGCGTGCAAAGCGAGGTGCAAGTTGAATTGTTTGCTTTAAACGATGATAAGTCAGAGTTTAGCATCCGCCAACCTAGTGGCGTTTGTATCGATGAAGCCTTAGCTGACAGCCAGCACAAGGTGCCTTTGACCGCTCATCCCGATGCTACATTACTGCGCAAAAGTGATGCAGCCACCAGTGAAGCTGAGCGCGATACTAGCGAGCCTTATGAGTTTTATTCTAATCTACTGCGTAGTAACTGCCCGGTAACCAATCAGCCTGATTGGGGAACTTTAGCGGTTTCTATCAATAGTAAAGATAAGGTCGATAATGCCAGTATGCTACGTTATATCTTAAGTTTTCGCCAACATAACGGCTTTCATGAGCAGTGTGTGGAGCAGATATTTGCTGATTTAAGTCAATACTATCAGCCTAGCGAATTAATAGTCCGTGCTTGGTATACCCGCCGCGGCGGTATCGACATCAACCCTTGCCGAGTTAGTGATGAGTCGTTGTTGCCAGCGCCCAGTCGTTTAATTCGTCAATAG
- a CDS encoding LemA family protein, translating into MKRQSIIKPILLSAVLATSTVGLSGCGYNSLQAQDEQVTASWSEVVNQYQRRTDLVPNLVEVVKQYAEQEQEVFTQVAAARSQAGGITVTPELLNDPEAMERYAEAQAQMTGALSRLMAVSERYPELKSDALFQDLQAQLEGTENRIAVARNRYIQEVQGYNTTVRQFPTNITAKVFGMDAKPNFTVADEEAISTAPTVNFGDN; encoded by the coding sequence ATGAAACGGCAGTCTATTATAAAACCTATATTGTTATCAGCAGTACTAGCTACTTCAACTGTTGGCTTAAGCGGTTGTGGTTATAACAGTTTACAGGCACAAGATGAGCAGGTTACCGCCTCGTGGTCAGAGGTTGTCAACCAATATCAGCGCCGTACAGACTTAGTACCGAATTTGGTAGAAGTGGTCAAACAGTATGCTGAACAAGAACAAGAAGTATTCACCCAAGTGGCGGCAGCCCGCTCGCAAGCAGGCGGCATTACCGTGACTCCTGAGTTGTTGAATGACCCAGAAGCTATGGAGCGTTATGCTGAAGCGCAAGCGCAAATGACAGGAGCGTTATCTCGCCTAATGGCAGTTTCTGAGCGTTATCCTGAACTAAAATCTGATGCGCTCTTCCAAGACTTGCAGGCGCAGTTAGAAGGCACTGAAAACCGTATTGCGGTCGCCCGTAACCGTTATATCCAAGAAGTTCAAGGCTATAATACAACCGTGCGTCAGTTCCCAACCAACATTACTGCTAAAGTATTCGGTATGGATGCCAAGCCCAACTTTACGGTTGCCGATGAAGAAGCCATCTCAACCGCACCGACTGTTAACTTTGGCGATAACTAA
- a CDS encoding TPM domain-containing protein — protein MTQNNLPASKASLARWWRQVLYVPMLHSRWLTPESKARLTAKVTEAEKGHRGEVFLVIENHLPIQAAYHIDCHERAIDLFSEYRVWDTEENTGVLVYVNLCEHGLEIVADRGISTHVSPTVWRAMCDKALAGIANNKIEESLSDLLNEVGQLLRQYYHLEHDPSGNELSDTVVFLK, from the coding sequence ATGACACAAAACAACCTACCTGCATCAAAGGCAAGCCTTGCTCGTTGGTGGCGTCAAGTCCTGTATGTACCTATGCTACACAGCAGGTGGCTCACCCCAGAGAGCAAAGCGCGCCTGACGGCAAAAGTGACTGAGGCAGAAAAAGGTCATCGCGGTGAGGTGTTTTTAGTGATAGAAAATCATCTGCCGATTCAAGCGGCGTATCATATAGATTGTCATGAACGTGCTATTGATTTATTTAGTGAATATAGGGTGTGGGATACTGAAGAGAACACTGGAGTCTTAGTTTATGTCAATCTTTGCGAGCATGGTTTAGAGATTGTCGCTGATCGAGGGATTAGCACCCATGTCAGTCCTACGGTATGGCGAGCGATGTGCGATAAAGCGCTGGCGGGTATTGCCAATAATAAAATAGAAGAGAGCTTAAGTGATCTGCTAAATGAAGTGGGCCAGCTCCTGCGTCAATACTATCATTTAGAGCACGACCCATCGGGTAATGAGCTGTCTGATACCGTGGTGTTCTTAAAGTAA
- a CDS encoding ABC transporter permease, with protein MSWSKKWIAFRTILLKEVRRILRIWPQTLLPPVITMTLYFVIFGRMIGDRVGEMGGVPYMQFIVPGLIMMAVITNSYSNVVSSFFSAKFTASIEELLVSPVSKHAILMGYIGGGIFRGLTIAIIVSIVALFFTDLGIEHLFVTIFTVLGTSILFSLGGFINAVFARSFDDISIIPSFVLTPLTFLGGVFYSMEDLSEFWQNVSLLNPIVYMVNSFRYGILGYSDVNVFYSMAAIFAFCVVFYVISYRLLSDGSRIRL; from the coding sequence ATGTCATGGTCTAAAAAGTGGATTGCTTTTCGTACAATATTACTAAAAGAAGTTCGCCGAATTCTAAGAATTTGGCCACAGACCTTATTGCCACCGGTTATTACTATGACCCTTTATTTTGTTATTTTTGGCAGAATGATAGGGGATAGAGTGGGCGAGATGGGCGGCGTGCCCTATATGCAGTTTATTGTGCCCGGGCTTATCATGATGGCAGTCATTACCAATAGTTACTCCAACGTGGTTTCGAGCTTTTTTAGTGCCAAATTTACCGCTAGTATTGAGGAGTTGCTGGTTTCTCCAGTCTCCAAACACGCTATATTAATGGGCTACATCGGGGGTGGTATCTTTCGCGGATTGACCATCGCTATTATTGTCTCTATCGTCGCTTTGTTCTTTACCGATCTTGGTATTGAGCATTTATTTGTGACCATATTTACTGTACTGGGCACCTCCATTTTGTTTTCTTTAGGCGGCTTCATTAATGCGGTGTTTGCGCGCTCGTTTGATGACATCTCTATTATTCCAAGCTTTGTCTTAACACCATTAACTTTCCTCGGTGGGGTATTCTATTCGATGGAAGACCTATCCGAGTTTTGGCAAAACGTTTCGTTATTGAATCCCATTGTCTATATGGTGAACTCGTTCCGTTATGGTATTTTGGGCTATTCTGATGTGAACGTATTCTATTCGATGGCAGCTATTTTTGCTTTTTGTGTGGTGTTTTATGTCATCTCTTATCGTCTGCTCAGTGATGGGTCGCGGATCCGCTTATAA
- a CDS encoding SIR2 family NAD-dependent protein deacylase, with protein sequence MLAELSPQLTSEVTRAATLLQSAKRICILTGAGVSAESGIPTFRDKQTGLWEQYRAEDLASIDAFMRDPELVWSWYQWRRQLVHDKAPNPAHHAIAKWQQRAESQGQQVTLITQNVDDLHEQAGSTTTHLHGHLWRNRCSQCDRPYGDQSETVDKSTLSFDSELINCPHCDGYIRPDIVWFGEMLPTGAWQTAEDSAAHCEVFISIGTSSLVYPAAGLAQLAKSNGAKVIEINPNPTPNTLVDITLAEKAGMVMPHLVHKLNEE encoded by the coding sequence ATGTTAGCAGAATTATCCCCACAATTAACATCAGAAGTCACGCGTGCGGCAACTTTATTGCAGTCGGCAAAGCGTATCTGTATCTTGACGGGCGCGGGTGTTTCAGCCGAAAGCGGTATTCCTACCTTTCGTGATAAGCAAACCGGATTATGGGAGCAGTACCGTGCCGAGGATTTGGCCAGTATAGATGCCTTTATGCGTGATCCTGAATTGGTTTGGTCGTGGTATCAATGGCGGCGGCAGTTGGTACACGATAAAGCGCCAAACCCGGCCCATCATGCTATTGCCAAATGGCAGCAGCGTGCTGAAAGTCAGGGGCAACAAGTGACCCTAATTACCCAAAACGTCGATGACTTACATGAGCAGGCTGGTAGTACCACTACCCATCTGCATGGTCATCTATGGCGCAACCGCTGTAGTCAGTGTGATAGACCTTATGGCGACCAATCAGAGACCGTGGATAAGAGCACTTTGAGTTTTGATAGTGAGCTGATAAATTGCCCGCATTGTGACGGTTATATCCGCCCCGATATCGTTTGGTTCGGCGAGATGCTACCTACAGGGGCATGGCAGACTGCAGAGGATAGCGCAGCGCACTGTGAGGTGTTTATCAGTATTGGTACTTCAAGTTTGGTATATCCAGCCGCAGGTTTAGCGCAGCTTGCCAAAAGTAATGGCGCTAAGGTCATCGAGATTAATCCGAATCCTACGCCCAATACTTTGGTGGATATTACTTTGGCTGAAAAAGCGGGCATGGTTATGCCGCATTTAGTCCACAAGCTCAATGAAGAATGA